From one Lotus japonicus ecotype B-129 chromosome 3, LjGifu_v1.2 genomic stretch:
- the LOC130748751 gene encoding NAC transcription factor 56 gives MESTDSSTGSQQQPNLPPGFRFHPTDEELVVHYLKKKAASVPLPVAIIAEVDLYKFDPWELPAKATFGEQEWYFFSPRDRKYPNGARPNRAATSGYWKATGTDKPVLTSNGTQKVGVKKALVFYGGKPPRGIKTNWIMHEYRLADNKPNNRPPGCDLGNKKNSLRLDDWVLCRIYKKSNTHRSPLEHEREESMDDMIGGVPSSINVGHHMNSRLHLSKMSSSYTNSALLENDHHLYEGMMLSNGAICSAANASSLSNSKAELSNASKRTLSSLYWNEDDVAGTSSSNKRFDLDGSVGGGDHHGSGIVRTDQENGTATSIASLLNQLPQTPSLHQQTMLGSIPYQITGMNWYG, from the exons ATGGAGAGCACCGACTCCTCCACCGGCTCGCAGCAACAGCCGAACCTCCCTCCCGGCTTCCGGTTCCACCCCACCGATGAAGAGCTCGTCGTTCACTACCTCAAGAAAAAAGCAGCTTCTGTTCCTCTCCCTGTCGCCATCATCGCCGAGGTCGATCTCTACAAGTTCGATCCATGGGAGCTTCCAG CTAAGGCAACGTTTGGAGAACAGGAGTGGTACTTTTTCAGTCCCAGAGACCGGAAGTACCCGAACGGCGCGAGACCTAACCGGGCTGCGACGTCCGGGTACTGGAAGGCGACTGGGACTGATAAGCCTGTGTTGACCTCTAACGGAACTCAGAAAGTCGGTGTGAAGAAAGCCTTGGTTTTCTACGGCGGGAAGCCGCCGAGAGGGATCAAAACTAACTGGATCATGCATGAGTACAGGCTCGCTGATAACAAGCCGAATAATAGGCCTCCCGGGTGTGACTTGGGTAACAAGAAAAACTCTCTCAGG TTGGATGATTGGGTTCTGTGCCGGATCTATAAGAAGAGCAACACGCACAGATCACCGCTGGAACATGAGCGTGAAGAATCCATGGATGACATGATTGGAGGGGTTCCATCTTCCATCAACGTGGGCCACCACATGAATTCAAGGCTTCATCTTTCAAAAATGTCATCAAGCTACACCAACAGTGCATTGCTGGAGAATGATCACCACTTGTATGAAGGAATGATGCTGAGTAACGGCGCGATCTGTAGCGCTGCGAATGCGAGTAGCCTCTCAAACTCCAAGGCGGAGCTTTCAAACGCTTCCAAGAGGACCCTCTCGTCGCTGTACTGGAATGAGGATGATGTGGCTGGGACGTCGTCGTCGAACAAGCGGTTCGATTTGGATGGcagtgttggtggtggtgatcATCATGGAAGTGGTATTGTGAGGACAGATCAAGAGAATGGCACTGCTACTTCTATTGCCTCTCTTCTTAATCAGCTTCCTCAAACCCCTTCGTTGCACCAACAAACAATGCTGGGGTCAATACCATATCAAATAACAGGAATGAATTGGTATGGATAG
- the LOC130743539 gene encoding uncharacterized protein At5g48480-like: protein MALHKIENSFAPTVSFSAVKPLLNVEAPKANNAIAFYKAAFDAKEVGRMLCPKRKANQEIPLIVLAELMIGGFSILVTDFAHDSDNAPKTGGLGVFLQTEDVSAAIAKAVNAGAVEDEEFVAGEGAIFRGGHMRRVKDPYGFVWTIYSV, encoded by the exons ATGGCTTTGCATAAGATTGAGAACTCTTTCGCACCTACCGTATCATTCTCTGCTGTGAAGCCGCTTTTAAATGTGGAGGCTCCCAAGGCGAACAACGCCATTGCGTTCTACAAAGCCGCGTTCGACGCAAAAGAGGTGGGCCGCATGCTGTGCCCTAAGCGCAAGGCGAATCAAGAGATTCCTCTCATTGTCTTGGCAGAATTGATGATCGGTGGTTTCTCTATTCTGGTCACTGACTTCGCTCATGACTCTGACAACGC CCCGAAGACTGGAGGGCTTGGTGTGTTCCTACAGACTGAGGATGTAAGTGCTGCAATTGCCAAGGCTGTGAACGCTGGAGCAGTAGAGGACGAAGAGTTTGTCGCAGGTGAGGGGGCGATATTTCGTGGTGGGCATATGAGAAGGGTCAAGGACCCATACGGCTTTGTTTGGACAATCTACTCCGTTTGA